From the genome of Setaria viridis chromosome 1, Setaria_viridis_v4.0, whole genome shotgun sequence:
TCACAAACAATTTGAATACTTTTCAGTTTGTTATGGCAGTCCGGTGTGTATTTAAGGTGTATGAAAAACTGTGTTTAACTGCAAGACAGTGGATGGCACAGTTCCCCTTCCTCTCTTTTGCTAGGACTTTAAGTAACTTTAGCTATGCCAAGTACATTTTCCCATTCATCATAAATTTGTAAGTTATTTGTGGTCATGTTTAGTATGCAAGGATCAAAATTCACATCACTACATGATATCAAAGATTTTTATAGTGTTCTTTTCAAATGGCTAGGGTTATTGTTCTTCTTCAGATTTTCTTATCAAGTTTCTGAGAGTTTTCTAGTCTAATTTGGAGTTTTGGACATTTCCTGAGAGGGAAAACAATTAGCAACCAAGAATCCCAACCAAAACAACTCTCGGGGATTGCCTCAATTAGGCTAAAAGGGCCTTGACTAtatgagaaaattataaagaagaCCAATAACCATTGAccattcgcaaaaaaaaaaaacactcgaggAATCATGGAACGCTTATAGTTATAGTGATATATTTCCTCACTGTCAGAGTACTTATGCAGTAGTACTTCTCTATTCATGTGATGGTGTACCAGTACTTCTCTTGCTTTACACAACAATGACAGCTAGATTCTTATGCTGCAAGTTCATAACATGTATTTTGATACATTGAATAGCAGGAAGGATATGGGGATGTTAATATATCATTTCCTGCTTTTATATATTGCACCATGCTTTTCTTGTGGGATGCTTGACTTCTTTATATGTTTCCTTTGCAGTTGACTACTCTATCTGAAGGAGACAGGGAAGCCTTGGGATATATTCTTAAAGCAGCAATAGTTATTGATGACATATTTTATGAGCAGGTTACTTCTTCATCAAACGTTTTCCAGATTTTGTTTCTTCTATTTCTTATTGGTTGGATGTGCCATGTACAATTAGTCAAAAAAGCTATCTTCATTGGATAACCATTATTTTGTGTCGCATATTTTTTATATCAAATAGTTTTATTCTGAAACCTACAACTTTGGTTCTCAAATAGGTATGGAATAGCAACAGAATGCTTAGAGACTGGCTGAAAGGACATTCTGAATCCTCAGCCTTTGATAAATTGAAGTGGGCATACTATTCGATTAATAAGAGTCCCTGGTAATACCTTTTCTTGAATAAATATTCTTCATTGATTGGAATATCTTAACACATTATTCAATGTAATTTTCTTAATGTATGACAGTTACCTTTTCTTAAACTATTTCCAATTATCTTGTATGCCATCTTGCTTAAAGACTCTCTCATTGTGTTATGGCTTAGTGCTGTCACATTGATGTATATCGTTTATAGAGTGTAATATGAATGAGATATACTTTGTTTCCTGATTGGAACATCTACCTTTCATCCTACAAAATGAAACATGGTTGTTTAGACCCTCAtattttgaccaacaattagtcGAATTATATGCATGCTACCGTATGAAAGTTGCAATGTTTCACAAATCTTTGAATTGAAATTGCTTTTGTAGCAATTGATATATATTGTAAGAGAAATTGGAGGTCAAAACATACCTCTAAACAATTTCAAATCCTAACGAGTCTTataaaaaatggagggagtatgccAGTTTTGTCTTCTTATCTTAGTATCTGTATCTCTAATCATGAAAAACATGCTAGTTTTTCCTTGTGATCTTAGTCTCTGTATCTCTAATCATGAAACACTTCTCTTGTAAAATCAACTTGATCTAATGCAATTTTGAAGATTTTGGTGAACGGGCCTCTAGCTGAGTTGGTTAGGTGGCTCCAGTAGCACTCCTTAGGTCCTGGGTTCGACTCCCCTTGGGAGCGAATTTCAGGCTGGGGTTAAAAAAATCCCCTCGTTTGTCCCACGCCAAAGCATAGGTCTAAGGCCCGGCCCAGGTCGTTGGTCGTCTCACACGGGCTACAGTGCCGCTATGTAAGGGTGGGGTAGGGGTTCGGGGGTTTTCTCGACCTGCGTAAGGTCTTTTTCTTCTTAGCAAAATGCCGGGGGGCTGTCTTACCCCCCGCAGGTCTAGTTTTTTAATTTTGAAGATTTTGGATTGTTCAACATGCGCAAGTATAAAAGGTCATACGCTTTTGCTTACTTGCGAATAAATTTATTTTCTGTGGAGATAAATGAGAAAGTGGAACCTGAAACATAGCATTAAAACCATCTTCTCATTGTCATGTGGGTTTTCTGAGATCAGATTTCCTTGTGAAATAGGAATCTCATTTAATGCAATATTTTCTTCCTACTTATCATGTTTAGACACCAATGTTTGTATCAGTTACATTTACATGTTACTGTTATATATTGCTTACCATCTTGATAGATGTTAACGTTTTTTACATTCTCCATAACAGGTCCTGCCTCGATGAAAATAAGGCTTTCCTATCGACTGCAGATTCTGCTGTGAAATTACTCACAGATGCTACCAAGCCAGTTTCAGGATGGAAGGGGGTTCAGTATCGAGCAGCATTTCCTCTAGATAAGCCTCCTGGTGCTAAATTCTATCCTCCTGATATGGACAAAAAGGTACATTAGCATCTAGTACCCCTACCCACCTAGTGCTCTATTATATCCAGCAGAACATATTTCCTGTTCATAGTGCATGTCTTTGTATAGGATTTGTGCGTTTTATGTAACTTGATTGATTCTGTACTAGCTGAAGTGAATTCGtttttgcatattttttctATGGCTGTAGGAGTTTGAACTTTGGAAGAGTAGTCTGACTGATAAAGAACAAAAAGAAGCCACTGGATTTTTTACTGTCATAAAACGGCATGACTCTCTATCCTCTCCGTCATTAACACAATCAGATGGATCAGACCAAACCAAAACTTCAGATGATCTTTTTATAGTTCCATACTCCAAGGAGTACAGATCATCCCTTGAGAAAGCAGCTGAACTTCTTGAGAAAGCATCAGTGTGCTCTGATTCTCCAAGGTAAGCTAATATGGTTTTaagtttctgaatttttaattCGTTTGTGTGAAGATTCATTCATTTATTTTTGTCTTGTTGTAGCCTCAAGAATTTTCTGAGAACCAAGGCAAATGCTTTCCTTTCAAATGATTACTATGAATCTGATATAGCTTGGATGGAGTTGGTTAGTATCGTAATTCTTTTTTCCATTTCTCTGTTCATATCCATATAATAATGCACCACTGGTCTTGATTCTTCTGCTTCATGGCAAATTGTGTTGGTTGTTACTCTGTCTCCTATCTTCTATAACTGCAATCATGGTCTGGAATTGTTGGCAGTAGATATTACTGCCAAAGTTTGAGTAAATGAGCTATGAGCCCCGGAAGATCTTTTACTAGTATATGAAAGCAAGTTTGGCTAGACTCGTTAAATACAATTTAAGGAGTCAATGAACAAGAAAAGGTCAATTTTACACTGCAAGAAGTACATTGCTTTAAACCATAAAAATGTTATTGAGAAAAAATCTTCCTTATTTCCATGTGATTCATTTCAGATTATTGAAAGATTACAGAAGCTAACAAGTTACTAACTtctatttagaaaaaaaaaggctggCGTGTCATATTCCCTCCATTCACGAATAAGGGATATTTTTGTTTGCTTGCAGTCAAACTATATAGATTTTGGTCACCAATATCACCTTGCATTTTGAGATTGAACATTTGTAAATGATATAAGTAGATTTCTCTATACTATATAAACATACTACGATAGAAATTAGTGGTGAAAAATACATCTTGTCGCCCATGTCAATGTCCACATTACTTAGCTACAACATTTGGTTTCTCTCTAAGTTCTTCGCATATATTACCTCTATATTTGGCATTCTTGTCTTGTATGCAGGACTCCAACTTAGATGTCACAATTGGCCCATATGAAACATATGAAGATGCCCTATTTAGTTATAAGGTATTTTTCACAGGATCCTTGTCCCACATGTTCTTGGCATTTATATTTGTTTATCAAATCTGAGCCTTAAGTCACTTACACCGCATGCGGTTTTGAATTTTGTCCTCTTTGGAACACTCTTTAAGTTCATTTCACTGATGCTAGCAGATTGACACTAGTTGCACTGAACGAACCTTTCAGCCATCGCTTATTTCCAAACTTGCTCCCCGCAAGGCTTACCATTTTATTTCCCTAAAAAAAAGGTTTACCATTTTAGCAACTTAAGGTTGTAGGTCTGCAATTTGCTGGGTTAATTCTAGAATTTTGATATCTGCTTTGGTCCCAGCTTTTTTCTACTAGGcaaatattgcttttagatcTGAATTAGGTTTATTTTGCATAGCGCGCATGGAGTTCTATACAATTTTTTGGTTGTTTCTTCACTTGTATTTACCATTCCAAAGGCAACTTTCGAAGCATTTGTTGGAATACGTGACGACACAGCAACTTCTCAAGTTAAACTCTTTGGTGACCAACTCCAGGTAATCTCACTAAGTTTCCTTTAAGGAAATATTGAGTTTGGCTTTACATCAAATTTGATTTGAGTTCAGGATTTGGAAAGAAACCTTCCGATGGACAATATTTTCAAATCAGATAGTGTATCTGCTGCTCCAATTCGTGTGATCAATCTTCTCTACAATTCTGGGGTATGTTACTATTCTGATGTTGACAGCTAAAAACTGGATATTTGTGGATAAAGATAATCAAGAGTTTCTTTTCCTTCTGTTTGGTTTACAACAAGTTGGCAATAAATTCCTCTATGAATTGTATGATTCAAGAAAAGTGATGAAAAACTATAATTTCATGAAACTGATTTTATTTGTTGCTTCGTGGTTGGCCAAGTATATTTGGACTTGCCTTTCGTAGCTTGCATGTTCACCTTACTACTTGCTCAGTTGCAAGGTTATCATTCAGGTCTTTCAAGTTTTGGAATGATAGATTAAATTACTTGATTTTTCCTATTATTTATCATTGGGactatttggaaattttttgCCTTTATTGTTGATTAACAGTTATTCTCATGTTGAAATTGCTTTGTTTGTATCATGTCTTGGCTGCTTGAGTGTAACTTTCCTATTTACTATTTACCCTGCATTTCTTTTCGAATAAATTGAGCTTCTGGTGATAGTTGGTAGGTTGAGAGGAGATTCAACATTCAAGAACATGTAGGTGTAGTgcaaatgatttttttatgtCAATGATTTCATGTCCCTGTCAACAGCTTCATGATGCTCTAACAAGCACTGCTGGTGCAGGATGTGAAAGGTCCACAAACCATTGCTTTCAATTTGCCCAATGATGAACGGATTGTAAATGAACGAGGAACTGCCATGGTTATGCTTAAAAACGTTTCAGAAGCCAAGTATGCCTttttttattcttatttattAGTTTTAATTGCCAGTTAGGTAGCTCACACTCACAACAGCAAGAAACATAGGGGGTTATGCTAATGTTGTCGATTCTATTTCTGTTTTATTCAGGTTCAAGCATATCTTAAAGCCTATAGCTGATGCCTGCATCAGAGAGGAGCAGAAAGAATATGTTGATTTCGAGCCTTATTATACACATATTGTTTGCCACGAGTGCTGCCATGGAATTGGACCTCATTCTATCACCCTTCGAAGTGGTAAAAAGTCAACAGTACGATTGGTATGTACTAAAACAACAATTTGAAAAATCACTGGTTTTAGTTCAACACCAATAGAAATGTTCCACTTCCCTCAAAATCCTGTGAACAGAACATTTCAAAATTTATCTTGTATGAAGCACATAAAAAATTGACTAAGTTACAGAGATGGAAATTTTGGTTAAAACAAAATGTCTAAAAATGACCAAAGTTGCAGGGTATATTCTTTAGAGTGGCGCATTTCTTCCTAGATGATTTTAGCCAAAGAAGTCACTGTGTTGCAATTCAGTATCGTTTCTTCTGCATAAAGTTTCTTCATACATACTGAATTCAGTGGCTTTAAGAAGGTTGGCATGTTTGCATGGTGTCTCCTGTATTATTTGCCACAAAGTCAAGCTGCtttgacctttttttttccataaatGTATAGGAACTTCAAGAATTCCA
Proteins encoded in this window:
- the LOC117841135 gene encoding nudix hydrolase 3 produces the protein MAAAPEERLDVLNAAGEKTGVSKPRSEVHRDGDYHRAVHVWIYSESTGELLLQRRADCKDSWPGQWDISSAGHISAGDSSLFSAQRELEEELGIKLPVDAFELLFVFLQECVINNGTYTNNEYNDVYLVTTLTPIPLEAFTLQESEVSAVRYMCFDEYKSCLAKESGEYVPYDVNGQYGQLFNIIEERYKDNTESRSLTLQKQISRYAPIHLEPDLTTLSEGDREALGYILKAAIVIDDIFYEQVWNSNRMLRDWLKGHSESSAFDKLKWAYYSINKSPWSCLDENKAFLSTADSAVKLLTDATKPVSGWKGVQYRAAFPLDKPPGAKFYPPDMDKKEFELWKSSLTDKEQKEATGFFTVIKRHDSLSSPSLTQSDGSDQTKTSDDLFIVPYSKEYRSSLEKAAELLEKASVCSDSPSLKNFLRTKANAFLSNDYYESDIAWMELDSNLDVTIGPYETYEDALFSYKATFEAFVGIRDDTATSQVKLFGDQLQDLERNLPMDNIFKSDSVSAAPIRVINLLYNSGDVKGPQTIAFNLPNDERIVNERGTAMVMLKNVSEAKFKHILKPIADACIREEQKEYVDFEPYYTHIVCHECCHGIGPHSITLRSGKKSTVRLELQEFHSALEEAKADIVGLWALNFLIKKGLLPKSLSQSMYVSFLAGCFRSIRFGLEEAHGKGQALQFNWLYDKGAFVLHSDGKFSVDFTKVEDAVESLSREILTIQAKGDKAAAQSLLQSRATLTEPLRVALEKIEHMQVPVDISPKFGTANKLLGNI